A part of Pseudomonas leptonychotis genomic DNA contains:
- a CDS encoding DUF6160 family protein: MISKTWLALGALFALPAYAELQALDDDTLSGMNGQGGVYLSGEFSINKDGGVLWSKPASNNPSTWTATQRSCANAGATTPENCGMRVAIRSEADGGWYVLDNLKGVFSFEGLTLRTRTINSGFGGDGAAFNQDVLEFGLPNEVKFKDGSFAFGVANQGGWQNKSLSVANGGNPSYQQTNIFSAKIDGTIRMQGNVLVFPQN; the protein is encoded by the coding sequence GTGATCTCTAAAACTTGGTTAGCCCTCGGTGCGCTGTTTGCCTTGCCGGCCTATGCCGAGCTGCAGGCGCTGGATGATGACACCTTGAGCGGCATGAATGGCCAAGGCGGGGTTTACCTGTCGGGTGAGTTCAGCATCAACAAGGACGGCGGTGTGCTCTGGAGCAAACCGGCCAGCAACAACCCCAGTACCTGGACGGCCACCCAGCGCAGCTGCGCCAATGCGGGAGCCACTACGCCGGAAAATTGCGGTATGCGCGTAGCGATTCGCTCTGAGGCCGATGGTGGCTGGTATGTACTGGACAACCTCAAGGGTGTGTTCAGTTTTGAAGGGCTGACGCTGCGCACCCGCACCATCAACAGCGGTTTTGGCGGGGATGGTGCGGCCTTCAATCAGGATGTGCTGGAGTTCGGTTTGCCCAACGAGGTGAAGTTCAAGGACGGCAGTTTCGCCTTTGGTGTTGCCAACCAAGGCGGCTGGCAGAACAAATCGCTGAGTGTGGCCAATGGCGGTAATCCGTCGTACCAGCAGACCAATATCTTCTCGGCGAAGATCGACGGCACCATCCGCATGCAGGGCAACGTGCTGGTCTTCCCACAGAATTGA
- a CDS encoding paraquat-inducible protein A: MRAIDAGLMICHECHQLNPIQAESAKQFCTRCGGQLHARQPNSLARTWALLLTAAVLYIPANVLPIMTVNSLGKGQSDTIMSGVIELVNYGMLPIAAVVFIASILVPTFKLVGITLLLYSVQRHQPMSARQRVLMYRFIEWIGRWSMLDIFVIAILVAVVNFGSLASIVPGYGAMAFASVVVLTMLAALTFDPRLIWDNTDSDDHHE, translated from the coding sequence ATGAGGGCGATTGATGCGGGGCTGATGATTTGTCATGAATGCCACCAGCTCAACCCCATTCAGGCTGAGAGCGCTAAGCAGTTCTGTACACGTTGCGGTGGACAATTGCATGCGCGCCAACCCAACAGCCTGGCCCGTACCTGGGCACTGCTGCTAACAGCTGCAGTGCTGTATATCCCAGCTAACGTGCTGCCGATCATGACCGTCAACTCGTTGGGCAAGGGCCAGTCTGACACCATCATGTCGGGTGTTATTGAGTTAGTGAATTACGGCATGCTGCCTATAGCCGCGGTAGTCTTTATCGCCAGTATTCTGGTGCCGACTTTCAAGTTGGTCGGTATTACCTTGCTGCTGTATTCGGTGCAACGCCATCAGCCGATGTCAGCCCGCCAGCGAGTGCTGATGTACCGCTTTATCGAATGGATAGGGCGCTGGTCGATGCTGGACATCTTTGTCATTGCGATACTGGTCGCAGTGGTCAATTTCGGCAGTTTGGCCAGTATTGTGCCCGGTTATGGTGCGATGGCATTTGCTAGCGTAGTGGTGCTGACCATGTTGGCGGCTTTAACCTTTGACCCGCGCTTGATATGGGACAACACGGACTCAGATGACCACCATGAATGA
- the mksB gene encoding Mks condensin complex protein MksB → MIDPKRVLRALAEHWTLLEPLCERFDAGTLSLVELRNQLAAQLPEGTPTDVTALLDQWIRLDILVPVAKSPNRFELNAQIHDFLAYLRREHRLGLCLEIEAYLRHLERLAGYIKDAFEVRDANDLARQLRLLDMRVRDVLKKLANDEQALVAVADRAKTSDRQIPLRQRYAEVLATWDEYVEPMIQLVAADGAFEQGVYRVEHVLLRLLSEQQRLGQLVDDDLLLRTHARILEMQTTAQLTLRRARELLLPLREEARRHNAVTRGAALALAAIRKKGLDAVPQASLPLFSRPQSTFLGTASQVEAYVYALARFEPKPAQFPKAHTTRKGEAPRAPRTAREMLERCEQALPLPDLMVWLLEQEPEGATDELLYWFSRLSRDARFQRERLERRDYLTAEHQLSLSSFALLSSPHA, encoded by the coding sequence ATGATTGATCCCAAGCGCGTACTGCGCGCCCTTGCTGAACACTGGACGTTGCTTGAGCCGCTGTGTGAGCGCTTCGATGCCGGCACCTTGAGCCTGGTGGAGCTGCGCAACCAGCTCGCCGCGCAGTTGCCCGAAGGCACACCAACCGATGTGACGGCCCTGCTCGACCAATGGATCCGCCTGGATATCCTGGTGCCGGTGGCCAAGAGCCCTAATCGCTTTGAGCTGAATGCGCAGATTCACGACTTCCTCGCCTACCTGCGCCGCGAGCATCGCCTGGGCCTGTGCCTGGAGATCGAAGCCTACTTGCGTCACCTCGAACGCCTGGCTGGCTATATCAAGGATGCGTTTGAGGTACGCGACGCCAACGACCTGGCCCGCCAACTGCGCCTGCTGGATATGCGCGTACGCGATGTATTGAAGAAGCTGGCCAACGATGAGCAGGCGCTGGTTGCCGTGGCCGACCGAGCCAAAACCAGCGACCGACAGATCCCCCTGCGTCAACGTTACGCTGAAGTACTGGCGACCTGGGATGAGTACGTCGAACCGATGATCCAGCTGGTCGCCGCCGACGGCGCCTTCGAACAGGGCGTGTACCGCGTCGAACACGTATTGCTGCGTTTGCTTAGCGAACAGCAACGCCTCGGCCAACTGGTTGACGATGACCTGCTGTTGCGCACCCACGCGCGCATCCTGGAAATGCAGACCACCGCCCAGCTGACCCTGCGCCGTGCTCGCGAGCTGCTATTACCCCTACGCGAAGAGGCGCGCCGGCATAACGCCGTAACCCGCGGCGCAGCCCTGGCCCTGGCGGCAATCCGTAAAAAAGGCCTGGACGCCGTGCCGCAAGCCTCCCTGCCACTGTTCAGCCGCCCGCAAAGCACCTTTCTCGGCACCGCCTCGCAGGTCGAGGCTTATGTTTATGCCCTGGCCCGCTTCGAGCCTAAGCCCGCGCAATTTCCCAAAGCCCACACCACGCGCAAGGGCGAAGCCCCGCGCGCGCCACGCACCGCGCGCGAAATGCTCGAGCGTTGTGAACAAGCGCTGCCGCTGCCTGACCTGATGGTCTGGCTGCTGGAGCAGGAGCCCGAAGGCGCCACCGATGAATTGCTCTACTGGTTTTCACGCCTATCGCGCGACGCTCGCTTCCAGCGCGAACGCCTTGAGCGCCGCGACTATCTGACTGCCGAGCATCAGCTCAGCCTAAGTTCCTTTGCCTTGCTGAGCAGCCCCCATGCTTGA
- a CDS encoding PqiB family protein — translation MNDLPLAKARPASNWSAIWVLPLIALLIGGWLGWRAYNEAGIEIQVMFENGDGIQPGKTEVIFKGMPIGKVTALELDDSGQRRGVRATLEMDKRVEQHLRTNTRFWLVKPSVSLAGITGLETLVSGNYITASPGDGEPTDKFTALSEPPPLADTVPGLHLTLKAERLGSLNRDSPVFYKQIQVGRVKSYALMEEQNLIEVKVFIQPEFASLVRKHTRFWNASGVSIDAGLSGVKVRTESLASIVAGGIAFATPEHRTDSPPTNPSLPFRLYEDFDSAQAGIRVSLKLHEFDGLEPGRTPVMYKGIQVGHLKTFKIDQDLNGARVELMLDPRTEDYLVEGTDFWVVKPSISLAGITGLEALVKGNYIAIRPGEAGKAAQRDFVAKAKAPPLDLAAPGLHLVLFSDTRGSLEVGSPILFKQVKVGSVQSFQLSRDDKQVAFGVHIDPEHAHLVNSSTRFWNASGITLKGGLSGIEVKSESLQTLLAGGIAFETPNPSAPKGNKRVERFTLHDNQEVALQKGVELTIRVPSGDGLSPGTAIRYKGLDVGKVENIELTDDLQAVILHVRVTQATQQIARVGTQFWVVKPEVSLTRAANLETLVSGQYLEVRPASKPGAVQTNFVAAESAPTQNAREQGLRLVLSAARRGSIKPGVVVSYREVPVGKVTHFELGPTSDRVLINILIEPRYAPLVRSGSRFWNASGIGVDAGLFSGVKVRTESLEALLEGGIAFASPDNPQMGGPAQPGHTFALYDEVKDEWLRWAPKIPLAK, via the coding sequence ATGAATGATTTGCCGTTGGCCAAGGCCCGCCCTGCTTCAAACTGGTCGGCCATTTGGGTGTTGCCGCTGATTGCGCTGCTGATTGGCGGCTGGCTCGGTTGGCGTGCCTACAACGAAGCCGGTATCGAGATCCAGGTGATGTTCGAGAATGGCGACGGTATTCAGCCGGGGAAAACAGAGGTGATTTTCAAAGGCATGCCCATCGGCAAGGTAACGGCTTTGGAATTGGACGATAGCGGTCAGCGACGCGGAGTGCGCGCCACCCTGGAAATGGACAAGCGAGTTGAGCAGCACTTGCGCACCAATACACGCTTTTGGTTGGTTAAACCGAGCGTTTCGTTGGCGGGCATCACAGGGTTGGAAACCCTGGTTTCAGGTAATTACATCACTGCCAGCCCCGGCGACGGCGAACCTACAGATAAATTCACCGCTCTGAGTGAGCCGCCACCACTGGCTGATACCGTGCCGGGTTTGCATCTAACCCTTAAGGCTGAGCGCTTGGGTTCGCTCAACCGTGACAGCCCGGTGTTCTATAAGCAAATTCAGGTTGGGCGGGTAAAAAGTTATGCCCTGATGGAGGAACAGAATCTAATTGAGGTCAAGGTGTTCATTCAGCCTGAGTTTGCCTCTTTAGTACGCAAACATACGCGCTTTTGGAACGCCAGTGGTGTCTCCATCGACGCAGGGCTCTCGGGCGTTAAGGTGCGCACCGAGTCATTAGCCAGCATCGTCGCAGGCGGGATCGCATTTGCCACCCCAGAGCATCGTACTGACAGCCCGCCGACTAATCCCAGTCTGCCATTTCGCCTGTATGAAGACTTTGACAGCGCCCAGGCTGGCATTCGCGTGTCGCTTAAGCTGCATGAGTTTGATGGATTGGAGCCGGGCCGCACGCCGGTGATGTACAAGGGAATTCAGGTCGGTCATTTGAAGACCTTCAAGATTGATCAGGACCTCAACGGTGCGCGCGTGGAGCTGATGCTGGATCCGCGTACCGAAGACTATCTGGTCGAAGGCACGGATTTTTGGGTGGTTAAACCTTCGATCTCACTGGCCGGTATAACCGGTCTTGAGGCGCTGGTTAAAGGCAACTACATCGCGATTCGACCGGGCGAGGCGGGTAAGGCGGCGCAACGTGATTTTGTGGCTAAAGCCAAAGCCCCGCCACTTGATCTTGCCGCGCCGGGTTTGCACCTGGTGTTGTTCAGCGACACGCGCGGCTCTCTGGAAGTGGGCAGCCCGATACTGTTCAAACAGGTCAAGGTTGGTTCAGTGCAAAGCTTCCAGTTATCGCGCGATGACAAACAGGTGGCTTTTGGGGTGCATATCGACCCTGAGCACGCTCACCTGGTGAACAGCAGTACACGCTTCTGGAATGCCAGCGGTATTACCCTCAAGGGAGGCTTGTCGGGTATCGAGGTGAAAAGTGAGTCATTGCAGACCCTGTTAGCCGGCGGCATTGCCTTTGAAACGCCCAACCCTAGTGCGCCCAAAGGAAACAAGCGGGTCGAGCGCTTTACCCTCCACGACAACCAGGAAGTGGCCCTGCAAAAAGGTGTGGAGCTGACTATACGCGTGCCCAGTGGTGATGGTTTAAGTCCAGGAACGGCGATTCGCTACAAGGGCCTGGATGTTGGCAAGGTCGAAAATATCGAGCTGACTGACGACCTACAGGCCGTGATTCTGCATGTACGGGTCACTCAGGCAACTCAGCAGATTGCCCGAGTCGGCACGCAATTTTGGGTGGTCAAGCCAGAGGTCAGCCTGACCCGTGCGGCCAATCTGGAAACCTTGGTCAGTGGTCAGTACTTGGAGGTGCGCCCGGCGAGTAAGCCCGGTGCCGTGCAAACTAATTTTGTCGCGGCCGAATCGGCACCTACGCAAAATGCCCGCGAACAAGGTTTGCGTTTGGTGCTCAGTGCTGCGCGACGCGGTTCGATCAAGCCGGGAGTGGTGGTCAGTTACCGTGAAGTGCCGGTCGGTAAAGTCACCCATTTTGAGCTGGGGCCGACGTCTGATCGGGTGCTGATCAATATTCTGATTGAGCCGCGCTATGCGCCGTTGGTGCGCAGCGGTAGCCGTTTCTGGAATGCCAGCGGGATTGGCGTAGATGCGGGCTTGTTCAGCGGGGTGAAAGTGCGCACTGAGTCGTTGGAGGCTCTGCTGGAAGGCGGTATCGCCTTCGCGTCACCGGACAATCCGCAGATGGGTGGGCCAGCGCAACCAGGGCATACCTTTGCCTTGTATGACGAGGTCAAGGATGAGTGGTTGCGCTGGGCGCCGAAAATACCTTTGGCCAAGTAA
- the mksE gene encoding Mks condensin complex protein MksE: MNIDLKELTQLAPIFRELFKGYHVSRRDPELYAQLSNLQDQYRALFKALGYELTCDSRGFYYFVPEQMGAQVNKTAQRLALFTFILVEHLADQGRDPLAVLDGGSLGRDELPALLEKYRDLFLQAEVTSVEELEEKVMRRLSQLGFASEDNGIYRFLAPMHRFLDVCLSVQQDRDLAATLHSSLPLPTPVLLDDEQEDEIISLAEADMDESEEDALARAMAEERDAQETLA, encoded by the coding sequence ATGAATATTGACCTGAAAGAACTGACCCAACTTGCTCCGATCTTCCGTGAGCTGTTCAAGGGTTACCACGTCAGCCGCCGCGACCCGGAGCTGTATGCTCAGCTGTCCAACCTGCAGGACCAGTACCGCGCGCTGTTCAAGGCCCTGGGCTATGAGCTGACCTGCGACAGCCGCGGCTTCTACTACTTCGTCCCTGAGCAAATGGGCGCGCAGGTCAACAAGACCGCCCAGCGTCTGGCACTGTTCACCTTTATTCTGGTGGAGCATCTGGCCGACCAAGGCCGCGACCCGCTGGCCGTACTCGATGGCGGCAGCCTCGGCCGTGACGAGCTGCCGGCGCTGCTGGAAAAATACCGCGATCTGTTCCTCCAAGCCGAAGTCACCAGCGTTGAGGAGCTGGAGGAGAAAGTCATGCGCCGCCTCAGCCAACTGGGCTTTGCCAGCGAGGACAACGGCATCTACCGCTTCCTCGCCCCCATGCACCGTTTCCTCGATGTGTGCCTGTCGGTGCAACAGGATCGCGACCTCGCTGCGACCCTGCACAGCAGCCTGCCGCTACCGACCCCAGTGCTACTGGACGATGAACAAGAAGACGAAATAATCAGCCTCGCCGAAGCTGACATGGACGAATCCGAAGAAGATGCCCTGGCCCGCGCCATGGCTGAAGAACGCGATGCTCAGGAGACCCTTGCATGA
- the mksF gene encoding Mks condensin complex protein MksF: MSQERYGIRRFALLNTAGYSLGLFPLENPLSVYGANNLGKSASINALQFPILARMSDMSFGKYSLEQSRKFYFASDTSYILVEVVLPHGPHVIGVAGRGPGGGFGHQFFAYQGTLDLQHYQKNGTCLRQRELFNNLEREGIKAYELKPEELRRLLVGGHTSVPLDLTLIPLRSTSEQSLKTFRALFINLLHMREITAAKLKQLFLDAFEHSLRSGSVDYIAATEEAFRDVRRMEQDYQALVTAGPQIEALAAGVAQRELLRGKLHRISPLLDSLLGTWQDYAGARREELVIQAEHYQGEQDGLQHEQRGGTAELMRMERQISEIQRWLGELSVLKNRFALIEDARVLEAQLLAAKDAHDELAGALAQSRQFSSEDLDERLRDLEKRLKSVKQQLEHADNNSYSRLREEFSQADVDRLMRLFNGQLFSLPLGEKGIQVAEGDAWVKSLEAILDGFKGEHFEVPGLSIDLSHIEPPALQALADRAALRDQKDRLDREYKQLKTQQAVASDRAASKAQAEQLYQAVLDAQKALEDFRRSQTLAVEENGKLEQLAQLEAAQDELKRTSDAFTERVQQLSAKLQLVGRQLADLEAKERTLEDALRRRQLLPADLPFGTPFTDPIDDSLDNLLPLLNDYQDAWQGLQRIDGQIEALYAQVRLKGVAKFDSEDDVERRLHLLVNAYAHRQDEALTLAKARRAAVTDIARTLRNIRSDYDNLEHQLALFNREINKRQVSNLESFRIVLAPNKDALKHIDQIIHSAGQYEQGETLSVFDLQQSSDQDSKNEEAKDYLSRLVAANHNQLGLKDLFELAFEITKVHGQPVIHTDIDGAASNGTTMTIKALTNMYLLLHLMDRDQAGKVRLPYYLDEAADIDEKNQQALIETSLQLGFVPILASVKPQVSAHVAIDLEGGSGPNGIYIDEADWKYIQRRDNAKASSTALVADSEPA, translated from the coding sequence ATGAGCCAGGAACGCTACGGCATTCGCCGCTTCGCCCTACTGAACACCGCCGGCTACAGCCTTGGCCTGTTCCCCCTGGAAAATCCGCTGTCGGTGTATGGCGCCAACAACCTCGGTAAATCCGCCTCGATCAACGCTCTGCAATTTCCGATTCTGGCGCGCATGTCCGACATGAGCTTCGGCAAGTACAGCCTGGAGCAGTCGCGCAAGTTCTACTTCGCCAGCGACACCAGCTACATCCTGGTCGAAGTGGTCCTGCCTCACGGCCCGCATGTAATCGGCGTGGCCGGACGCGGCCCAGGTGGCGGTTTTGGCCACCAGTTCTTTGCCTACCAGGGCACCCTGGACCTGCAGCACTACCAGAAAAACGGCACCTGCCTGCGTCAGCGCGAACTGTTCAATAACCTGGAGCGCGAAGGCATCAAAGCCTACGAGCTCAAGCCGGAAGAGTTGCGCCGCCTACTGGTCGGCGGGCATACCTCCGTGCCGCTGGACCTGACCCTGATTCCGCTGCGCTCCACCAGCGAGCAGAGCCTGAAGACCTTCCGCGCCCTGTTTATTAACCTGCTGCACATGCGCGAGATCACTGCGGCCAAACTCAAGCAGCTGTTCCTTGATGCGTTTGAACACAGCCTGCGCTCGGGGAGCGTCGACTATATCGCCGCCACCGAAGAAGCCTTCCGCGACGTACGGCGCATGGAGCAGGATTACCAAGCACTGGTCACCGCCGGCCCACAAATCGAAGCCCTAGCGGCCGGCGTGGCCCAACGCGAACTGTTGCGCGGCAAACTGCACCGCATCTCGCCGCTACTCGATTCCTTGCTCGGCACCTGGCAAGACTATGCTGGCGCGCGCCGCGAAGAGCTGGTGATCCAGGCCGAGCATTACCAAGGCGAGCAGGACGGCCTGCAGCATGAACAGCGCGGCGGCACGGCCGAGCTGATGCGTATGGAGCGCCAGATCAGCGAAATTCAACGCTGGCTCGGCGAGCTTTCGGTCTTAAAGAATCGCTTTGCCCTGATTGAGGACGCACGCGTACTCGAAGCACAACTGCTCGCCGCCAAAGACGCCCACGACGAACTGGCCGGCGCCCTGGCACAGTCGCGGCAATTCTCCTCCGAAGATTTAGATGAGCGCCTGCGCGACCTGGAAAAACGCCTGAAATCGGTGAAGCAGCAGCTCGAACACGCCGACAACAACAGCTACTCACGCCTGCGCGAAGAATTTTCCCAGGCCGACGTCGATCGTCTGATGCGCCTGTTCAACGGCCAGCTGTTCAGCCTACCACTGGGTGAAAAAGGCATTCAGGTTGCTGAGGGCGATGCTTGGGTGAAATCCCTGGAAGCCATTCTCGATGGTTTCAAAGGCGAGCATTTTGAGGTGCCGGGCCTGTCCATCGACCTCTCGCATATCGAACCACCCGCCTTGCAAGCGCTGGCCGACCGCGCGGCCCTGCGTGATCAAAAAGACCGCCTCGACCGCGAATACAAACAACTGAAAACCCAGCAGGCCGTTGCCTCGGACCGTGCGGCGAGTAAGGCGCAAGCCGAGCAGCTGTATCAGGCCGTACTGGATGCACAGAAGGCCCTGGAAGACTTCCGCCGCAGCCAAACCCTGGCTGTCGAAGAAAACGGCAAACTGGAACAGCTGGCCCAGCTGGAAGCGGCCCAGGATGAACTCAAGCGCACCTCGGATGCTTTTACCGAACGCGTACAGCAGCTCTCCGCCAAGCTGCAACTGGTCGGCCGTCAACTCGCCGACCTGGAAGCCAAGGAGCGCACGCTGGAAGACGCCTTGCGTCGTCGCCAGTTACTGCCGGCGGACCTGCCCTTCGGAACACCGTTCACTGACCCCATTGACGACAGCCTGGATAACCTGCTGCCGCTGCTCAACGACTACCAAGACGCCTGGCAAGGCCTGCAACGCATCGACGGGCAGATCGAGGCGCTCTATGCGCAAGTGCGCCTGAAGGGCGTGGCCAAGTTCGACAGTGAAGATGATGTTGAGCGTCGCTTGCACTTGCTGGTCAACGCCTACGCCCACCGCCAGGACGAAGCCCTCACCCTGGCCAAAGCGCGCCGCGCCGCCGTTACCGACATCGCCCGTACCCTGCGCAATATCCGCAGTGACTACGACAACCTCGAACACCAGCTGGCGCTGTTCAACCGCGAAATCAACAAGCGCCAGGTCTCCAACCTGGAAAGCTTCCGCATCGTCCTGGCGCCGAACAAAGACGCGCTCAAGCACATCGACCAGATCATCCACAGCGCAGGCCAATACGAACAGGGCGAAACCCTCTCGGTGTTCGACCTGCAACAGAGCAGCGATCAAGACAGCAAGAACGAAGAGGCCAAGGACTATCTGTCGCGCCTGGTGGCGGCCAACCATAACCAGTTGGGTTTGAAGGATTTGTTCGAGTTGGCCTTTGAGATCACCAAGGTGCATGGCCAACCGGTGATCCACACCGACATCGATGGCGCAGCTTCCAACGGCACCACCATGACCATCAAGGCGCTGACCAACATGTACCTGTTGCTGCACCTGATGGACCGCGACCAGGCCGGTAAGGTGCGCTTGCCGTACTACCTGGACGAGGCGGCGGACATCGATGAGAAAAACCAGCAGGCGCTGATCGAAACCAGCCTGCAACTAGGCTTCGTGCCGATCCTAGCCTCGGTTAAACCGCAGGTCTCGGCCCACGTGGCCATCGACCTGGAAGGCGGCAGCGGGCCGAACGGCATCTATATCGACGAGGCGGATTGGAAATATATCCAACGTCGCGACAACGCCAAAGCCAGCAGCACAGCACTTGTGGCCGACAGCGAACCGGCGTGA
- a CDS encoding DUF6160 family protein: MRPTLGFANTALALICAGLISATAQAKMVELADNELSEVTGQAFINLATDSNAGIDYTRINFGMNVETQLNMKKLQLGQYNDAVTRPGEIAGSSDLLINNFALGTVNADDTINPFKIANPFLELAYSGNKVVGVRIGFGEAKGILSGDIQSLTGNIPVHIKGTADAIYNSANAGQRLALFLGGIYRTSVLEADAQLVAPNGAADPIRAGMSGIKNGDGLNCTSGCLPGISDAALAIIKSNGCALLGIQTCFSLSQFQSLPVGNMAVSDSAATAAIEGAAKGFFISMQTQDVAWRDMDNNSLINTLKGAFMNLPKYRDANGNMVAPINIDFDQAFNGIPRQDTCLGTATAGC; this comes from the coding sequence ATGCGTCCGACCCTTGGTTTTGCCAACACTGCGCTCGCGTTGATCTGTGCTGGATTAATCAGCGCGACTGCTCAGGCCAAAATGGTGGAGTTGGCGGATAACGAGTTATCGGAGGTGACCGGGCAGGCGTTTATTAACCTGGCGACGGATAGCAATGCGGGCATTGATTACACCCGGATCAATTTTGGCATGAACGTCGAGACTCAGCTGAATATGAAGAAGCTGCAGCTTGGCCAATACAACGACGCAGTTACTCGGCCGGGTGAGATCGCGGGCTCTTCAGATCTGTTGATTAATAATTTTGCATTGGGCACGGTCAATGCCGACGACACCATCAACCCGTTCAAGATCGCCAATCCTTTTCTCGAACTGGCTTATTCCGGCAACAAGGTGGTGGGTGTGCGGATTGGCTTCGGTGAGGCCAAGGGTATTTTGTCGGGGGATATTCAAAGCCTGACCGGCAACATTCCAGTTCATATCAAAGGGACTGCGGATGCGATTTATAACAGTGCTAACGCTGGGCAGAGGTTGGCGTTGTTCCTAGGGGGGATTTATCGCACCAGCGTACTAGAAGCCGATGCCCAGCTAGTGGCGCCCAATGGCGCCGCAGATCCCATTCGTGCCGGTATGTCGGGGATTAAGAATGGTGATGGTCTAAATTGCACCAGCGGCTGCTTGCCGGGGATCTCCGATGCCGCGCTGGCCATTATCAAATCTAACGGCTGCGCTTTGCTTGGTATCCAAACCTGTTTCTCGTTATCGCAATTTCAGTCTCTGCCCGTGGGTAACATGGCAGTGAGTGACTCGGCGGCAACCGCCGCAATTGAAGGGGCCGCCAAGGGCTTCTTTATCTCCATGCAGACCCAGGATGTTGCCTGGCGTGACATGGACAACAATTCGCTGATCAATACATTGAAAGGGGCCTTTATGAATCTGCCCAAATACCGTGATGCCAACGGCAACATGGTGGCCCCGATCAATATCGATTTTGACCAGGCCTTCAACGGTATTCCTCGCCAGGACACGTGTCTGGGCACTGCTACGGCGGGGTGCTAA